A portion of the Eubacterium maltosivorans genome contains these proteins:
- a CDS encoding CpXC domain-containing protein, which produces MAKTKTITIECPKCREAFEIKGYETINASLDEELKAKLIKTELFRHTCPECGEAFSEPYSLKYQDMEKEYMVILDMGDVDTAAAAEEVLEMFPNYRIRIVKDVMDLLEKIHIFESNLNDKIIAYLDHKIYEDVSAKLRAENSPIAIDKVLFGSFEFQKKKVVFGAINNAGKQIFIDTPFADYKALANSPRLVPCFKEKEGEYVIDKAWAEALA; this is translated from the coding sequence ATGGCCAAAACAAAAACCATTACCATCGAGTGTCCAAAATGCCGCGAAGCCTTTGAGATTAAAGGATATGAAACCATAAACGCCAGTTTGGATGAGGAGCTGAAAGCAAAGCTCATTAAAACAGAGCTGTTCAGGCACACCTGTCCAGAGTGCGGTGAGGCTTTTTCAGAACCTTATTCGCTCAAGTATCAGGACATGGAAAAAGAATACATGGTGATCCTGGATATGGGCGATGTTGATACAGCGGCGGCAGCGGAGGAGGTTCTGGAGATGTTTCCAAATTACCGGATCCGAATTGTGAAGGATGTGATGGACCTTCTGGAAAAGATTCATATCTTCGAGTCCAACCTGAATGATAAGATTATCGCCTATCTGGATCATAAGATATACGAGGACGTATCCGCAAAGCTGAGGGCTGAAAACTCGCCCATCGCCATTGACAAGGTGCTGTTTGGCAGCTTTGAGTTCCAGAAGAAAAAAGTGGTGTTCGGGGCGATCAACAACGCTGGAAAGCAGATTTTTATCGATACCCCCTTTGCCGACTACAAAGCTCTGGCCAATTCGCCGAGGCTGGTGCCCTGCTTTAAGGAAAAAGAGGGCGAGTACGTGATTGATAAAGCCTGGGCAGAAGCGCTGGCGTAG